From the genome of Bosea sp. Tri-49, one region includes:
- the xdhB gene encoding xanthine dehydrogenase molybdopterin binding subunit: METRPIVGSPLKHDSAEKHVAGEAFYIDDIAEPAGLAHAYIGLSTIAHGKLLSLDLSAVESAPGVIAVLTATDIPGENDISSTHKHDEPVFATNDILHHGQPLFAVVAETREQARHAALLAKATYDEAPPLLDVAAARAAGSDLVTEPLKLERGDIAAALAASPRRLKGSMTIGGQDHFYLESQISLAIPGEDQDMLVLCSTQHPSEVQHMVAAVLGVGAHAVTIEVRRMGGGFGGKETQANLFACVAALAARKLKRPIKLRPDRDDDMVITGKRHDFVVDYEIGFDDDGRIHAVDTIYAARCGWNADLSGPVTDRALFHMDNCYFYPAVRAHSEPLRTHTVSNTAFRGFGGPQGMVGAERFIEEVAYATGLDPLEVRKRNLYGGEGREITPYHQPVEDMIAGEVIDDLTHSCDYRARHEAIRAFNQESRIIKRGIALTPVKFGISFTATWYNQAGALVHVYTDGTVALNHGGTEMGQGLYQKVAQVVAQAFGIGLEQIKITATTTGKVPNTSATAASSGSDLNGMAALDACETIKKRLTAFACKHWQEKPEAIVFLPGRVQVGAREIGFVELVKAAYMARVQLSATGFYATPKIHWDRKAGKGHPFYYFAYGAAAAEVAIDTLTGEYKVERVDILHDCGNSLNPAIDKGQIEGGFIQGMGWLTTEELVWDEKGRLKTHAPSTYKIPVASDRPRIFNVALLENAPNREHTIHRSKAVGEPPLMLAISVLHALSDAVASVGDHRFCPQLDAPATPERVLDAVDRVRAQAEGAR; encoded by the coding sequence ATGGAAACGCGGCCGATCGTCGGCTCGCCGCTGAAGCATGATTCAGCCGAGAAACACGTCGCCGGCGAAGCGTTCTACATCGACGATATCGCCGAGCCGGCCGGCCTCGCCCATGCCTATATCGGCCTCTCGACCATCGCGCATGGCAAGCTGCTCTCGCTCGACCTGTCGGCCGTCGAATCTGCTCCGGGCGTCATCGCGGTCCTAACAGCGACCGACATCCCCGGTGAGAACGACATCTCCTCGACGCACAAGCATGACGAGCCGGTCTTCGCGACGAACGACATCTTGCATCACGGCCAGCCGCTCTTTGCGGTCGTCGCCGAGACGCGCGAGCAGGCCCGCCATGCCGCGCTGCTGGCCAAGGCGACCTATGACGAGGCGCCTCCCCTGCTCGATGTCGCCGCCGCCCGCGCCGCCGGCTCCGACCTCGTCACCGAGCCGCTCAAGCTCGAGCGCGGCGACATCGCCGCCGCCCTCGCCGCCAGTCCGCGCCGGCTGAAGGGCTCGATGACGATCGGCGGGCAGGATCATTTCTACCTGGAAAGCCAGATCTCGCTCGCCATCCCCGGCGAAGACCAGGACATGCTGGTGCTGTGCTCGACGCAGCATCCGAGCGAGGTCCAGCACATGGTCGCCGCCGTGCTCGGCGTCGGAGCGCATGCGGTCACCATCGAGGTCCGGCGCATGGGCGGCGGCTTCGGCGGCAAGGAAACGCAGGCCAATCTCTTCGCCTGCGTCGCCGCGCTGGCCGCCCGCAAGCTGAAGCGGCCGATCAAGCTGCGGCCCGACCGCGACGACGACATGGTCATCACCGGCAAGCGCCACGACTTCGTCGTCGATTACGAGATCGGCTTCGACGATGACGGCCGCATCCATGCGGTCGATACCATCTACGCCGCGCGCTGCGGCTGGAATGCCGACCTCTCCGGCCCGGTGACGGACCGCGCCCTGTTCCACATGGACAACTGCTATTTCTACCCGGCGGTGCGGGCCCACTCCGAACCCCTGCGCACGCACACCGTCTCGAACACCGCCTTTCGCGGCTTCGGCGGGCCACAGGGCATGGTCGGGGCCGAGCGCTTCATCGAGGAGGTCGCCTACGCCACCGGGCTCGACCCGCTGGAGGTGAGGAAGCGCAATCTCTATGGCGGCGAGGGCCGCGAGATCACGCCCTATCACCAGCCCGTCGAGGACATGATCGCCGGCGAGGTGATCGACGACCTCACTCATTCCTGCGACTACCGCGCCCGCCACGAAGCGATCCGCGCCTTCAACCAGGAGAGCAGGATCATCAAGCGCGGCATCGCGCTGACCCCGGTCAAGTTCGGCATCTCCTTCACCGCGACGTGGTACAATCAGGCCGGCGCCCTGGTCCATGTCTATACCGATGGCACCGTGGCACTGAACCATGGCGGCACCGAAATGGGCCAGGGGCTCTACCAGAAGGTTGCGCAGGTGGTGGCGCAGGCCTTCGGCATCGGGCTTGAGCAGATCAAGATCACCGCCACGACGACCGGCAAGGTGCCGAACACCTCGGCGACCGCCGCCTCGTCAGGTTCCGATCTCAACGGCATGGCGGCGCTCGACGCCTGCGAGACGATCAAGAAGCGGCTCACCGCCTTCGCCTGTAAGCACTGGCAGGAAAAACCGGAGGCGATCGTCTTCCTGCCCGGCAGGGTGCAGGTCGGTGCGCGCGAGATCGGCTTCGTCGAGCTGGTCAAGGCGGCGTATATGGCCCGCGTCCAGCTCTCGGCGACAGGCTTCTACGCGACGCCAAAGATCCATTGGGACCGCAAGGCAGGCAAAGGCCATCCGTTCTACTATTTCGCCTATGGCGCCGCCGCGGCGGAGGTCGCGATCGACACGCTGACCGGCGAATACAAGGTCGAGCGCGTCGACATCCTGCACGATTGCGGCAACTCGCTGAACCCGGCGATCGACAAGGGGCAGATCGAGGGCGGCTTCATCCAGGGCATGGGCTGGCTGACCACCGAGGAACTGGTCTGGGACGAGAAGGGGCGGCTCAAGACGCACGCGCCCTCGACCTACAAGATCCCGGTCGCCTCCGACCGGCCGCGCATCTTCAATGTTGCGCTGCTGGAGAATGCGCCCAATCGCGAGCACACCATCCATCGTTCCAAGGCCGTGGGCGAGCCACCGCTGATGCTGGCGATCAGCGTGCTGCATGCCCTCTCCGACGCCGTGGCCAGCGTCGGCGATCACCGCTTCTGCCCGCAGCTCGACGCGCCGGCGACGCCGGAGCGAGTGCTCGACGCAGTCGATCGGGTGCGGGCCCAGGCGGAGGGCGCGCGATGA
- the xdhC gene encoding xanthine dehydrogenase accessory protein XdhC gives MSPADFLAANLADGAVIVRIAEAQGSTPREAGATMIVSARGSAGTIGGGQLEFHCIDLARILLDSNGPQQLIDIPLGPQMGQCCGGRVRVAMEPATAAHLEALRKDEAKAAAERPQVLIFGAGHTGKALARSLALLPLAVALIDDRPGQFEEVPATVTCRQLDDPEAALVAARPGSAFIVLTHSHALDYRLAEAALLRGDAAYVGMIGSGTKRARFEASFRRRHPGSTALALLTCPIGGSDVHDKRPEVIAALTSAELVRCLLGEKAALAGRPATGRARARNRHDAAA, from the coding sequence ATGAGCCCCGCCGATTTCCTCGCCGCCAACCTCGCCGATGGCGCCGTCATCGTCCGCATCGCGGAAGCGCAGGGCTCGACCCCGCGTGAGGCCGGCGCGACGATGATCGTCAGCGCCCGTGGCAGCGCCGGCACCATCGGCGGCGGCCAGCTCGAATTCCACTGCATCGACCTCGCCCGCATCCTGCTCGACAGCAACGGCCCGCAGCAATTGATCGATATCCCGCTTGGTCCGCAAATGGGTCAGTGCTGCGGCGGACGCGTCCGGGTGGCGATGGAGCCGGCGACCGCAGCGCATCTCGAAGCGCTGAGGAAAGATGAGGCGAAAGCGGCGGCCGAGCGGCCGCAGGTACTGATCTTCGGCGCGGGTCATACCGGCAAGGCGCTGGCACGCAGTCTCGCCTTGCTGCCGCTTGCCGTGGCCTTGATCGACGATCGGCCCGGCCAGTTCGAGGAGGTGCCGGCGACCGTCACCTGCCGGCAGCTCGACGATCCCGAAGCAGCTCTTGTCGCTGCCCGGCCCGGCTCGGCTTTCATCGTCCTGACCCATAGCCATGCGCTCGACTATCGCCTGGCCGAGGCGGCGCTGCTGCGCGGCGATGCGGCTTATGTCGGGATGATCGGCTCAGGCACGAAGCGCGCCCGCTTCGAGGCGAGTTTCCGCCGCCGCCATCCCGGCAGCACGGCGCTGGCGCTCCTGACCTGCCCGATCGGCGGATCGGATGTGCATGACAAGCGTCCGGAGGTGATCGCCGCCTTGACGAGTGCCGAGCTGGTGCGTTGCTTGCTTGGCGAGAAGGCGGCCCTCGCGGGGAGGCCCGCCACGGGACGCGCGAGGGCACGGAACCGCCATGACGCAGCCGCCTGA
- a CDS encoding ABC transporter ATP-binding protein, whose translation MTQPPDQTAPSRLALAHVSKSFPGVKANQDISLSVRPGEIHALLGENGAGKSTLVKIIYGVQRADKGQISFDGRPVEIASPKAARKLGIGMVFQHFSLFDGMTVLENIALGLDETVPAEELKARIKAILDSYSLPLDPDRAVHTLSVGERQRIEIVRCLLQKPKLLIMDEPTSVLTPQEVERLFETLRQIAREGCSILYISHKLHEIKALCEAATILRGGKVVATCDPRIETTRRMAELMIGAELKHLQRPAGGGKAGAARLSVDKLDMPGEPPFGTSLKDISFSAQAGEILGIAGVAGNGQAELLMALSGEHPAGRADAIKLDGRPIGLADAGARRAAGLACVPEERNGHAAVPDFSLAENVVLTARHRLPLAPSGLIRQGPVEAYAKDVIARFDVRTTGPAALAGSLSGGNLQKFIMGREIGQKPDVLVVAQPTWGVDAGAAAAIRQALVDLAAQGSAIVVISQDLDELLELSDRLCVINEGRLSQARPVAGLELEEIGLLMGGVHGESHQVEPAHA comes from the coding sequence ATGACGCAGCCGCCTGACCAGACGGCACCTTCGCGCCTGGCGCTCGCGCATGTCTCGAAAAGCTTTCCGGGCGTGAAGGCCAATCAGGACATCAGCCTCTCGGTCCGCCCCGGCGAGATCCATGCCCTGCTCGGCGAGAACGGCGCCGGTAAATCGACCCTGGTCAAGATCATCTATGGCGTGCAGCGCGCCGACAAGGGGCAGATCAGCTTCGACGGCCGCCCGGTCGAGATCGCCTCGCCCAAGGCGGCGCGCAAGCTCGGCATCGGCATGGTCTTCCAGCATTTCTCGCTGTTCGACGGCATGACCGTGCTGGAGAACATCGCGCTCGGCCTCGACGAGACGGTGCCAGCCGAAGAGCTGAAGGCGCGGATCAAGGCGATCCTAGACAGCTATTCGCTGCCGCTCGATCCGGATCGCGCCGTGCACACGCTCTCGGTCGGCGAGCGCCAGCGCATCGAGATCGTGCGCTGCCTGCTGCAGAAGCCGAAGCTGCTGATCATGGACGAGCCGACCTCGGTGCTGACGCCGCAGGAGGTCGAGCGCCTGTTCGAGACGCTGCGCCAGATCGCAAGGGAAGGCTGCTCGATCCTCTACATCAGCCACAAGCTGCACGAGATCAAAGCGCTCTGCGAGGCCGCGACCATCCTGCGCGGCGGCAAGGTCGTTGCGACCTGCGATCCGCGCATCGAGACGACGCGGCGCATGGCCGAATTGATGATCGGCGCCGAGCTGAAACACCTCCAGCGGCCGGCTGGCGGCGGTAAAGCGGGCGCCGCGCGGCTCAGCGTCGACAAGCTCGACATGCCGGGCGAGCCGCCCTTCGGCACCAGCCTGAAGGACATCTCGTTCTCGGCGCAGGCCGGCGAGATCCTCGGCATCGCCGGCGTTGCGGGCAATGGCCAGGCCGAGTTGCTGATGGCGCTCTCGGGCGAGCACCCTGCCGGCCGGGCAGACGCGATCAAGCTCGACGGCCGGCCGATCGGCCTCGCCGATGCTGGAGCCCGCCGCGCCGCCGGTCTCGCCTGCGTGCCCGAAGAGCGCAACGGCCATGCCGCCGTGCCCGACTTCTCCCTCGCCGAGAATGTCGTGCTGACCGCGCGCCATCGCCTGCCGCTCGCCCCCTCGGGCCTGATCCGTCAGGGGCCGGTCGAGGCTTATGCGAAGGATGTCATCGCCCGCTTCGATGTCCGCACCACCGGCCCCGCAGCGCTGGCTGGCTCGCTCTCGGGCGGTAATCTGCAGAAGTTCATTATGGGCCGCGAAATCGGGCAGAAGCCCGATGTGCTGGTGGTGGCGCAGCCGACCTGGGGCGTCGATGCCGGCGCCGCCGCCGCAATCCGGCAGGCTTTGGTCGACCTCGCCGCGCAGGGTTCGGCGATCGTCGTGATCTCGCAGGATCTCGACGAACTGCTCGAACTCTCGGATCGGCTCTGTGTGATCAACGAGGGCCGGCTGTCGCAGGCGCGGCCGGTCGCCGGGCTGGAGCTCGAAGAGATCGGCCTGCTGATGGGCGGCGTCCACGGCGAGAGCCATCAGGTGGAGCCGGCGCATGCTTGA
- a CDS encoding ABC transporter permease, whose protein sequence is MLEWRRRREPSKAMLYLSPLIAIGLTMLTGMLVFGAIGYDGLRAVTAIFITPLIEPQRWADLGVKAAPLIMIALGLAIGFRANIWNIGAEGQYVMGAIAGTGVALLTHDMTGWWILPAMALAGVVGGAAWAALPALLKVRLQVSEILTSLMLTYVAVQFLYYLVRGPWKDPDGFNFPQTKMFSASQTLPAVAEGSLVHFGVPIAILLALVAWFVMSKTVAGYAVRVVGRAPAAARHGGFDANRVTWAALLAGGGLAGLAGLLEAAGPFGQLTPQFPVGYGFTAIIVAFLGRLSPVGIVFGALVLAVTYVGGEIAQSTVRLPSAATGMFQALLLFFLLATDVLVRWRLAWKARPARSAP, encoded by the coding sequence ATGCTTGAGTGGCGGCGCCGGCGCGAGCCCAGCAAGGCGATGCTCTATCTGAGCCCGCTGATCGCAATCGGGCTCACCATGCTGACCGGCATGCTGGTCTTCGGCGCGATCGGCTATGACGGCCTGCGCGCGGTCACGGCGATCTTCATCACGCCGCTGATCGAGCCGCAGCGCTGGGCCGATCTCGGCGTCAAGGCGGCGCCGCTCATCATGATCGCGCTCGGCCTCGCCATCGGCTTTCGCGCCAATATCTGGAATATCGGCGCCGAGGGGCAGTACGTCATGGGCGCGATCGCCGGCACCGGCGTCGCATTGCTGACCCATGACATGACCGGCTGGTGGATACTGCCGGCCATGGCGCTCGCCGGTGTCGTGGGCGGCGCGGCTTGGGCGGCGCTGCCTGCTCTGCTCAAGGTGCGGCTGCAGGTCAGCGAGATCCTGACCAGCCTGATGCTGACCTATGTCGCGGTGCAGTTCCTCTACTACCTCGTGCGCGGCCCATGGAAGGACCCGGACGGCTTCAATTTCCCGCAGACCAAGATGTTCAGCGCCAGCCAGACGCTGCCGGCGGTCGCGGAAGGCTCGCTCGTCCATTTCGGCGTGCCGATCGCCATCCTGCTCGCGCTCGTCGCCTGGTTCGTGATGAGCAAGACCGTTGCCGGTTATGCGGTGCGCGTCGTCGGCCGTGCGCCGGCGGCCGCCCGCCATGGCGGCTTCGACGCCAACCGCGTCACCTGGGCAGCGCTGCTCGCCGGTGGCGGCCTTGCCGGGCTTGCCGGACTGCTCGAGGCGGCCGGCCCCTTCGGCCAGCTCACCCCGCAATTCCCGGTCGGCTACGGCTTCACAGCGATCATCGTCGCCTTCCTCGGCCGGCTCTCGCCTGTCGGCATCGTCTTCGGCGCGCTGGTGCTGGCGGTGACCTATGTCGGCGGCGAGATCGCCCAGAGCACGGTGCGCCTGCCCTCGGCAGCGACGGGCATGTTCCAGGCGCTGCTGCTGTTCTTCCTGCTCGCGACGGACGTCTTGGTGCGCTGGCGGCTCGCCTGGAAGGCGCGCCCGGCGAGGAGCGCGCCATGA
- a CDS encoding ABC transporter permease: protein MTAAILVSIFMTLAAAATPILLAALGELVTEKAGVLNLGVEGMMLCGAVAGFAVAYSTGSVPLGLLAATLAGVTAAMIFALLTLGLGSNQVATGLALTIFGIGASSLIGAGFVGRTITRLGPLFPADYAAHPWLRLVFGHDAIVYLSLALVLAVGLFLRRSKAGLILRAVGENADSAHAIGYRVLAIRTAATAFGGALAGLGGAYFSLALTPMWADRLTAGRGWIALALVVFAAWKPGRLLIGAYLFGAVATFELQAKAAGWSFIAPEVLAMTPYLATIVVLTMMSLGRRTGGRDAPACLGKPFPAQ from the coding sequence ATGACCGCCGCCATCCTCGTCTCGATCTTCATGACGCTCGCCGCCGCGGCGACGCCGATCCTGCTCGCGGCTTTGGGCGAGCTCGTCACCGAGAAAGCCGGCGTCCTCAATCTCGGCGTCGAGGGCATGATGCTTTGCGGCGCCGTTGCGGGCTTCGCGGTCGCCTACTCCACCGGCAGCGTCCCGCTCGGACTCCTCGCAGCAACGCTGGCTGGCGTTACTGCGGCGATGATTTTTGCGCTGCTGACGCTCGGCCTCGGCTCGAACCAGGTCGCGACGGGCCTTGCTTTGACGATCTTCGGCATCGGCGCCTCCTCGCTGATCGGCGCCGGCTTCGTCGGCCGCACGATCACGCGGCTTGGCCCGCTCTTCCCGGCCGACTATGCCGCCCATCCCTGGCTGCGCCTCGTCTTCGGCCATGACGCGATCGTCTATCTCTCGCTCGCGCTCGTGCTCGCGGTGGGCCTGTTCCTGCGCCGGAGCAAGGCCGGGCTGATCCTGCGCGCCGTCGGCGAGAACGCCGACTCTGCCCATGCCATCGGTTATCGCGTTTTGGCGATCCGCACCGCCGCGACCGCCTTCGGCGGAGCGCTGGCCGGCCTCGGTGGCGCGTATTTCTCGCTGGCGCTGACGCCGATGTGGGCCGACCGGCTGACCGCCGGCCGCGGCTGGATCGCGCTCGCCCTCGTCGTCTTCGCGGCCTGGAAGCCGGGCCGGCTTCTGATCGGCGCCTATCTCTTCGGCGCGGTCGCGACCTTCGAATTGCAGGCCAAGGCGGCCGGCTGGAGCTTCATCGCGCCCGAGGTGCTGGCGATGACCCCCTACCTTGCGACGATTGTGGTTCTGACCATGATGTCGCTAGGACGGAGGACCGGCGGACGCGATGCGCCCGCCTGCCTCGGCAAGCCTTTCCCGGCGCAGTAG
- a CDS encoding BMP family ABC transporter substrate-binding protein encodes MSTIITRRTLLAGAAAASVLPLTGAQAQAPFGVGFIYVGPVGDHGWSWTHDQGRKALEKEYGNKIKTSFIENVAEGPDAVRAIRQLAQAGDQLIFTTSFGFMNPTIQVAKQFPKIKFEHATGYQRAENVATYNARFYEGRAVIGTLAGHMSKSGQAGYIASFPIPEVVMGINAFHLAAKKVNPNFKTKVIWASTWYDPAKEADAAKALIDQGCDVISQHTDSPAALQAAEQRGVYAFGQASDMKAFAPKAQLSAIVDDWSGYYIKRVKEAMDGTWKSGDVWGGIKDGMVKLAPYNDAVTPAARAAADELQKGIVAGTIHPFTGELKDQKGTLRLKAGETASDEVLSKMDWYVDGVQA; translated from the coding sequence ATGTCGACCATCATCACCCGCCGCACGCTTCTGGCCGGCGCGGCCGCAGCCTCCGTGCTGCCCCTCACGGGCGCTCAAGCCCAGGCGCCATTCGGCGTCGGCTTCATCTATGTCGGCCCGGTCGGCGACCATGGCTGGAGCTGGACGCATGATCAGGGCCGCAAGGCGCTGGAGAAGGAATACGGCAACAAGATCAAGACCAGCTTCATCGAGAACGTCGCCGAGGGGCCGGATGCGGTGCGCGCCATCCGCCAGCTCGCCCAGGCCGGCGACCAGCTGATCTTCACCACGTCGTTCGGCTTCATGAACCCGACGATCCAAGTCGCCAAGCAGTTCCCGAAGATCAAGTTCGAGCACGCCACCGGCTATCAACGCGCCGAGAACGTCGCGACCTACAATGCCCGCTTCTATGAGGGCCGCGCCGTGATCGGCACCCTGGCCGGCCACATGTCGAAATCGGGCCAGGCCGGCTACATCGCCTCCTTCCCGATCCCGGAGGTGGTGATGGGCATCAACGCCTTCCATCTCGCCGCCAAGAAAGTGAACCCGAACTTCAAGACCAAGGTGATCTGGGCCTCGACCTGGTACGACCCGGCCAAGGAAGCCGACGCCGCCAAGGCGCTGATCGACCAGGGCTGCGACGTGATCAGCCAGCACACCGACAGCCCAGCCGCCCTGCAGGCGGCCGAGCAGCGCGGCGTCTATGCCTTCGGCCAGGCCTCGGACATGAAGGCCTTCGCGCCCAAGGCACAGCTCTCGGCGATCGTCGACGACTGGTCGGGCTACTACATCAAGCGCGTCAAGGAGGCGATGGACGGAACCTGGAAGAGCGGCGACGTCTGGGGCGGCATCAAGGACGGCATGGTCAAGCTCGCGCCCTATAACGACGCCGTCACGCCGGCTGCCCGCGCCGCTGCGGACGAGCTCCAGAAGGGTATCGTCGCCGGCACGATCCACCCCTTCACGGGCGAGCTCAAGGACCAGAAAGGCACGCTGCGCCTCAAGGCCGGCGAGACCGCGTCCGACGAGGTGCTCTCGAAGATGGATTGGTACGTCGATGGCGTGCAGGCCTAA
- a CDS encoding ABC transporter substrate-binding protein, translating into MTLKFALSLGAGVLALGLASAQAQEPLKIGVVSVLTGPAAALGQQVRDGFQLAVDQNGGKLGGVPVQITVIDDELKPDVAVGKVRSYVEGGKVDFVVGPVFSNILGAIAKPVLDSGAILISPNAGPSTMAGKACHQNFFVTSYQNDQVHEVLGKYAQDQNYKKAYIIAPNYQAGKDSLAGFKRYFKGEILDEVYVPLTSLDFAAELAKIASAKPDVVFAFLPGGLGVNFVKQWSQAGLTGKVPFLSAFTVDESTLPAQQDAAVGMFGGMTWAPNMDNPQTKKFVAAYEAAYKIVPGSYAQQSYDAAQLIDSAVKAAGGTGDKDKLRAAIKKADFTSLRGKFKFNTNGYPIQDFYLVKVAKRPDGKFQTEIAQKVFEDYADPHAKDCALK; encoded by the coding sequence ATGACGTTGAAGTTCGCATTGTCACTCGGCGCCGGCGTGCTCGCACTCGGGCTTGCCAGCGCCCAGGCGCAGGAGCCCTTGAAGATCGGCGTGGTCAGCGTGCTGACCGGGCCGGCGGCCGCGCTCGGCCAGCAGGTCCGCGACGGCTTCCAGCTCGCGGTCGACCAGAACGGCGGCAAGCTCGGCGGCGTGCCGGTGCAGATCACCGTGATCGACGATGAGCTGAAGCCCGACGTCGCGGTCGGCAAGGTCCGCAGCTACGTCGAGGGCGGCAAGGTCGACTTCGTCGTCGGCCCGGTGTTCTCGAACATCCTCGGCGCGATCGCCAAGCCCGTGCTCGACTCGGGCGCCATCCTGATCAGCCCGAACGCCGGCCCGTCGACTATGGCCGGCAAGGCCTGCCACCAGAACTTCTTCGTGACCTCGTACCAGAACGATCAGGTCCACGAGGTGCTGGGCAAGTACGCGCAGGACCAGAACTACAAGAAGGCCTACATCATCGCGCCGAACTACCAGGCGGGTAAGGACTCGCTCGCCGGCTTCAAGCGCTACTTCAAGGGCGAGATCCTCGACGAGGTCTATGTCCCGCTGACCTCGCTCGATTTTGCGGCGGAGCTCGCCAAGATCGCCTCGGCCAAGCCGGACGTGGTCTTCGCCTTCCTACCCGGCGGCCTCGGCGTCAACTTCGTCAAGCAGTGGTCGCAGGCCGGCCTCACCGGAAAGGTGCCCTTCCTCTCCGCCTTCACGGTCGACGAGTCGACGCTGCCGGCGCAGCAGGACGCGGCGGTCGGCATGTTCGGCGGCATGACCTGGGCGCCCAACATGGACAACCCGCAGACGAAGAAGTTCGTCGCGGCCTATGAGGCGGCCTACAAGATCGTCCCCGGCTCCTATGCCCAGCAGTCCTATGACGCGGCGCAGCTGATCGATTCGGCCGTGAAGGCCGCCGGCGGCACCGGCGACAAGGACAAGCTGCGCGCCGCAATCAAGAAGGCCGACTTCACTTCGCTGCGCGGCAAGTTCAAGTTCAACACCAATGGCTACCCGATCCAGGACTTCTACCTGGTCAAGGTCGCCAAGCGGCCGGACGGCAAGTTCCAGACCGAGATCGCCCAGAAGGTGTTCGAGGACTACGCCGATCCGCACGCGAAGGATTGCGCCCTCAAATAG
- a CDS encoding branched-chain amino acid ABC transporter permease translates to MTTGLLIVQILNGLQFGILLFLVAAGLTLVFGVMDFINLAHGVQYMLGAYLAVTFVALTGSFVLGLVLALAAALVFGLALEFLVFRHLYERDHLDQVLATFGLILLLNQGVKIVWGAAPLSVPLPAFLTGNVALMDGILYPTYRFALIGSGLAVGALLWFIVEKTRTGMLLRAGASNAPMVSALGVDIRKLFMIVFAFGTMLAGFAGAMAAPILSVEPGMGDTVLILAFVVIVIGGIGSIRGAFVAALIVGLVDTLGRSFMNDLLRLFMSAPSARATGAALSSMLIYLLMAVVLFVRPEGLLPARGRT, encoded by the coding sequence ATGACCACCGGCCTCCTCATCGTCCAGATCCTGAACGGGCTGCAGTTCGGCATCCTGCTGTTCCTGGTGGCGGCAGGGCTGACGCTTGTCTTCGGCGTGATGGACTTCATCAACCTGGCGCATGGCGTGCAGTACATGCTCGGCGCCTATCTCGCCGTGACCTTCGTCGCGCTGACCGGCTCCTTCGTGCTCGGCCTCGTGCTGGCGCTGGCGGCAGCGCTCGTCTTCGGCCTTGCGCTCGAATTCCTGGTCTTCCGCCACCTCTATGAACGCGACCATCTCGACCAGGTGCTGGCGACCTTCGGGCTGATCCTGCTGCTCAACCAGGGCGTCAAGATAGTCTGGGGGGCCGCCCCCCTCTCCGTGCCGCTGCCGGCGTTCCTCACCGGCAATGTCGCGCTGATGGACGGCATCCTATACCCGACCTATCGCTTCGCCCTGATCGGCTCGGGCCTAGCGGTCGGCGCCCTGCTCTGGTTCATCGTCGAGAAAACCCGCACCGGCATGCTGTTGCGCGCCGGCGCCTCCAATGCGCCGATGGTCTCGGCGCTGGGCGTCGACATCCGCAAGCTGTTCATGATCGTCTTCGCCTTCGGCACCATGCTGGCGGGCTTCGCCGGGGCGATGGCGGCGCCGATCCTCTCGGTCGAGCCCGGCATGGGCGACACCGTGCTGATCCTCGCCTTCGTCGTCATCGTCATCGGCGGCATCGGCTCGATCCGCGGCGCCTTCGTCGCGGCGCTGATCGTTGGCCTGGTCGACACGCTCGGCCGCTCCTTCATGAACGACCTGCTCCGGCTGTTCATGAGCGCCCCCTCGGCGCGAGCGACCGGCGCGGCCCTGTCCTCGATGCTGATCTACCTCCTGATGGCGGTGGTGCTGTTCGTGCGGCCGGAAGGCCTGCTGCCGGCGCGAGGCCGGACATGA